A window of Cyclopterus lumpus isolate fCycLum1 chromosome 14, fCycLum1.pri, whole genome shotgun sequence contains these coding sequences:
- the rab34b gene encoding ras-related protein Rab-34, whose protein sequence is MLPPVKKDRVITQLPMCFSPNAAVHTNDGFHPQVKAACKVQKTDTVSLNIAKVIVVGDVAVGKTCLISRFRKGAFDKNYKATIGVDFEMERFEVLGVPFSLQLWDTAGQERFKCIASTYYRGAQAIIVVFDLSSMSSLAHARQWLEDAMRENDPSSVLLFLVGTKKDISSPDQLVQVEQEAIRLSEEIRAEYWAVSAKSGDGVQDFFFRVASLTFEANVLSEIEKSGSRHVGDIIRLTDRTEADHTPNKTRSNCC, encoded by the exons ATGTTGCCACCTGTGAAGAAGGACCGGGTCATTACTCAGCTCCCCATG TGTTTCAGTCCGAATGCAGCGGTGCACACCAACGATGGCTTCCACCCACAGGTGAAGGCCGCCTGCAAGGTACAGAAGACAGACACAGTGAG CCTTAATATCGCCAAGGTCATCGTAGTGGGAGATGTTGCAGTTGGGAAAACGTGTCTGATCAGCAG GTTCCGAAAGGGTGCGTTTGATAAGAACTACAAAGCCACCATCGGAGTGGACTTTGAGATGGAGCGTTTCGAGGTGCTCGGTGTTCCCTTCAGCTTACAGCT GTGGGACACTGCAGGCCAAGAGCGCTTCAAATGCATCGCGTCAACATATTACAGAGGAGCACAAG CCATTATCGTGGTGTTTGACCTGAGCAGCATGAGCTCTTTAGCACATGCCAG GCAGTGGCTGGAGGACGCCATGAGGGAGAATGACCCGTCCAGTGTTTTACTGTTCCTTGTCGGCACCAAGAAAGACATCAGT TCTCCTGATCAGTTGGTTCAGGTTGAGCAGGAAGCCATCCGACTTTCTGAGGAGATCAGAGCAGAGTACTGGGCCGTGTCTGCCAAGTCAG GAGACGGTGTCCAGGACTTCTTCTTCCGTGTGGCCTCTCTGACATTTGAGGCAAACGTTTTGTCCGAGATCGAGAAAAGTGGCTCGAGGCACGTCGGTGACATTATCA GGCTCACAGACAGGACCGAGGCCGACCACACACCGAACAAGACGAGATCCAACTGCTGCTGA